From a region of the Mycobacterium sp. SMC-8 genome:
- the ilvD gene encoding dihydroxy-acid dehydratase yields MELRSRTVTHGRNMAGARSLLRAAGVDGADIGKPIVAVANSFTEFVPGHTHLQPVGRIVSEAVKAAGGVPREFNTIAVDDGIAMGHGGMLYSLPSRELIADSVEYMVNAHCADALVCISNCDKITPGMLMAALRLNIPTVFVSGGPMEGGTAVLVDGTVRTRLNLISAIADSASAEVSDQDLARIEESACPTCGSCSGMFTANSMNCLTEALGLALPGNGSVLATHTARRRLYEDAGATVMQLCRRYYDEDDVSVLPRAIADRNAFDNAMAMDIAMGGSTNTILHLLAAAREAELDYTLEDIEKRSRAIPCLCKVAPNGHYLMEDVHRAGGIPAILGELWRAGHLHETVHSVHSRSLPEWLRRWDIRSGQASSEALELFHAAPGCVRSASAFSQSERWESLDTDAAEGCIRDVRHAYSQDGGLAVLRGNLSADGCIVKTAGVDESILAFSGPAVVVESQEDAVDAILSGRVQPGDVVVIRYEGPKGGPGMQEMLYPTSFLKGRGLGTVCALVTDGRFSGGSSGLSIGHVSPEAAAGGTIALVTDGDPITIDIPHRTIELDVADAELARRRAALEAGGGYRPKNRDRVVSAALRAYAALALSADKGAVRDVDAV; encoded by the coding sequence ATGGAGCTGAGGTCACGGACGGTCACTCACGGACGCAACATGGCGGGGGCACGGTCACTGCTGCGCGCGGCGGGCGTGGACGGCGCCGACATCGGCAAGCCGATCGTCGCGGTCGCCAACAGCTTCACCGAGTTCGTGCCGGGCCACACCCATCTGCAGCCGGTGGGCCGCATCGTGTCCGAGGCGGTCAAGGCCGCGGGTGGCGTGCCGCGGGAGTTCAACACGATCGCCGTCGACGACGGTATCGCGATGGGCCACGGCGGCATGCTGTACTCGCTGCCGTCCCGGGAGCTGATCGCCGACTCCGTCGAGTACATGGTCAACGCGCACTGCGCTGACGCGCTGGTGTGTATCTCCAACTGCGACAAGATCACTCCGGGCATGCTGATGGCCGCACTGCGGCTGAACATCCCGACGGTGTTCGTCTCGGGCGGCCCGATGGAGGGCGGAACCGCGGTGCTGGTCGACGGCACGGTGCGGACCCGGCTCAACCTGATCTCGGCGATCGCCGACTCCGCCAGCGCCGAGGTGTCCGATCAGGACCTGGCGCGCATCGAGGAGTCCGCCTGCCCGACCTGCGGATCGTGTTCGGGCATGTTCACCGCGAACTCGATGAACTGCCTGACCGAGGCACTCGGCCTGGCGCTGCCGGGCAACGGCTCGGTGCTCGCCACCCACACCGCGCGGCGGCGGCTGTATGAGGACGCGGGCGCGACGGTGATGCAGTTGTGCCGCCGCTACTACGACGAGGACGACGTGAGCGTGCTGCCGCGCGCGATCGCCGACCGGAACGCGTTCGACAACGCGATGGCGATGGACATCGCGATGGGCGGGTCGACGAACACCATCCTGCATCTGCTGGCCGCGGCCCGCGAGGCCGAACTCGACTACACGCTGGAAGACATCGAGAAGCGCAGCCGGGCGATCCCGTGCCTGTGCAAGGTGGCGCCCAACGGGCACTACCTGATGGAGGACGTGCACCGTGCCGGCGGTATCCCGGCCATTCTCGGTGAGCTGTGGCGTGCCGGGCACCTGCACGAGACCGTGCACTCGGTGCATTCGCGCTCGCTGCCGGAGTGGTTGCGCCGCTGGGACATCCGCAGCGGACAGGCGAGTTCGGAAGCGCTCGAACTGTTCCACGCCGCGCCGGGCTGCGTGCGCTCGGCGTCGGCGTTCTCCCAGTCCGAACGCTGGGAGTCGCTGGACACCGACGCGGCCGAGGGCTGCATTCGCGATGTGCGCCACGCCTATTCGCAGGACGGCGGCCTGGCGGTGCTGCGCGGCAACCTGTCGGCGGACGGCTGCATCGTCAAGACCGCGGGAGTGGACGAGTCGATCCTGGCGTTCTCCGGGCCGGCCGTGGTGGTGGAGTCCCAGGAGGATGCGGTCGACGCGATCCTGTCGGGGCGGGTGCAGCCCGGCGACGTCGTGGTGATCCGCTACGAGGGACCCAAAGGCGGGCCGGGCATGCAGGAGATGCTGTATCCCACCTCGTTTTTGAAGGGCCGCGGGCTGGGAACGGTGTGCGCGCTGGTCACCGACGGCCGCTTCTCGGGAGGGTCGTCGGGTCTGTCGATCGGTCACGTGTCGCCCGAGGCAGCAGCCGGCGGCACGATCGCGCTGGTCACCGACGGTGATCCGATCACCATCGACATCCCGCACCGCACGATCGAACTCGAC
- a CDS encoding helix-turn-helix transcriptional regulator: MDRRTQQRHALGEFLRARRTAVSRADLGLPDLPRSRTGGLRREEVAVQAGVSVTWYTWLEQGRDINPSKQVLDAVAKTLRLSAAEHEYVLALGGYVVDPAVSDGPLPPQIQRFLDALDGYPAFAITPDWGIAAWNAAYAALYPNIEQAPVADRNLLWLVFMDPYIRELLPDWESDSRRFLAEFRADAGPRVGEASYTALVSRLSAGSEHFAAAWRATSIERFTSRERRFRHPVVGELRLEHHQLAPVDVPEVQIVAYLPVPGSGASERLEELAGHAADTAR, encoded by the coding sequence GTGGACAGACGCACGCAGCAACGCCACGCCCTCGGCGAGTTCCTGCGTGCCCGCCGCACCGCCGTGTCCCGCGCCGACCTCGGACTTCCCGACCTGCCGCGCTCGCGCACCGGCGGGCTGCGCCGCGAGGAGGTCGCGGTGCAGGCCGGGGTCAGCGTCACCTGGTACACGTGGCTGGAGCAGGGCCGCGACATCAACCCGTCCAAGCAGGTGCTCGACGCGGTCGCGAAAACCCTGCGGCTCTCGGCCGCCGAACACGAGTACGTGCTGGCCCTGGGTGGCTACGTGGTGGACCCGGCGGTGTCCGACGGCCCGCTGCCGCCGCAGATCCAGCGGTTCCTCGACGCGCTGGACGGCTATCCGGCGTTCGCGATCACCCCGGACTGGGGGATCGCCGCCTGGAACGCCGCGTACGCGGCGCTGTACCCGAACATCGAGCAGGCGCCGGTCGCCGACCGCAACCTGCTGTGGCTGGTGTTCATGGACCCCTACATCCGAGAGCTGTTGCCCGACTGGGAATCCGACAGTCGGCGCTTCCTCGCCGAGTTCCGCGCCGATGCCGGGCCGCGGGTGGGGGAGGCGTCCTACACGGCGCTGGTCTCCCGGTTGTCGGCCGGCAGTGAGCACTTCGCGGCGGCGTGGCGAGCCACCAGTATCGAGCGGTTCACCTCCCGCGAGCGGCGGTTCCGCCACCCGGTGGTCGGCGAGCTGAGGCTGGAGCACCACCAACTCGCGCCCGTCGATGTGCCGGAGGTGCAGATCGTGGCCTACCTCCCGGTGCCGGGATCAGGTGCGTCAGAACGCCTTGAGGAACTCGCCGGTCATGCGGCGGACACCGCGCGGTAG
- a CDS encoding TetR-like C-terminal domain-containing protein, which yields MSVDQSCADDEHERVIAAVHDEVARWGIDRFDVGAMAHRHGLDIAAIQQRWPDSDTLVLEALARRPGVEQSLPDTGSLRTDLFALAVGMAAMVTSDAGRRLHGGHMIADSHVASVEVRRSAWRSRADGLRVVFERAGQRGELRDGIDHFTALELLFAPINMRALYTGEPVDDAYCRTVADLVYRAVSAA from the coding sequence GTGTCCGTTGACCAATCGTGTGCTGACGATGAACACGAGCGGGTGATCGCCGCCGTCCATGACGAGGTCGCCCGCTGGGGCATCGATCGCTTCGATGTCGGCGCAATGGCGCACCGCCACGGGCTGGACATCGCGGCCATTCAGCAGCGGTGGCCGGATTCCGACACGCTGGTCTTGGAGGCGCTCGCACGGCGTCCGGGTGTCGAGCAGTCCCTGCCCGACACCGGTTCCTTGCGCACCGATTTGTTCGCGCTGGCCGTCGGGATGGCCGCGATGGTGACCTCCGACGCCGGCCGCAGATTGCACGGCGGGCATATGATCGCCGATTCCCATGTCGCCAGCGTCGAGGTTCGGCGGTCGGCGTGGCGATCCCGTGCAGACGGCCTTCGGGTGGTGTTCGAACGAGCCGGCCAGCGCGGGGAACTGCGCGACGGCATCGACCATTTCACCGCGCTGGAACTGTTGTTCGCACCGATCAACATGCGGGCGCTGTACACCGGCGAGCCTGTTGACGACGCATACTGCCGAACGGTCGCCGACCTGGTCTACCGCGCGGTGTCCGCCGCATGA
- the selD gene encoding selenide, water dikinase SelD, protein MATAESFRLTQFAHGGGCACKIPPGELEDVVRGLTAATPTNPVGELLVGLDDGDDAAAVRIEGGIALIATTDFFTPVVDDAYDWGRIAATNALSDVYAMGGRPVVAVNLLGWPRGTLPFELAAETLRGGLEVCGVAGCHLAGGHSVDDPEPKYGLAVTGIADPNRLLRNNAGKAGVPLSLTKPLGIGVLNSRHKSTGERFDEAIAVMTTLNSGAAEAAVSAGVECATDVTGFGLLGHLHKLARASGVTAVLESAAVPYLDGAREALRDGYVSGGTRRNLDWVAPHTDLSAVGEDEALLLADAQTSGGLLIAGEIPGAPVIGELVARGDHTIVVR, encoded by the coding sequence ATGGCTACCGCAGAGAGTTTCCGCCTGACGCAGTTCGCGCACGGCGGCGGATGCGCCTGCAAGATCCCGCCCGGCGAGCTCGAAGACGTGGTCCGCGGACTCACCGCGGCGACGCCGACGAACCCGGTCGGGGAACTGCTCGTCGGACTCGACGACGGCGACGACGCGGCCGCGGTGCGCATCGAGGGCGGCATCGCGCTGATCGCGACGACGGACTTCTTCACCCCGGTGGTCGACGACGCCTACGACTGGGGCCGGATCGCGGCGACCAACGCACTGTCGGACGTCTACGCGATGGGCGGGCGGCCGGTGGTGGCGGTGAACCTGCTCGGCTGGCCCCGCGGCACGCTGCCGTTCGAGCTGGCCGCCGAGACGCTGCGCGGCGGGCTCGAGGTGTGCGGCGTGGCGGGCTGTCATCTGGCCGGCGGGCACAGCGTCGACGACCCCGAACCCAAGTACGGTCTGGCCGTCACCGGAATCGCCGACCCGAATCGGTTGCTGCGCAACAATGCCGGCAAAGCCGGTGTGCCGCTGTCACTGACCAAGCCGCTCGGGATCGGCGTGCTCAACAGCAGGCACAAGAGCACCGGTGAGCGCTTCGATGAGGCGATCGCGGTGATGACGACCCTCAACTCCGGGGCCGCCGAGGCAGCGGTGTCGGCCGGTGTCGAATGTGCCACGGACGTCACGGGTTTCGGTCTGCTGGGCCACCTGCACAAGTTGGCCCGCGCCAGCGGTGTCACGGCGGTGCTCGAGTCGGCGGCGGTACCGTATCTCGACGGGGCGCGGGAGGCGCTGCGCGACGGCTACGTCAGCGGCGGCACCCGGCGCAACCTCGACTGGGTCGCCCCGCACACCGACCTGTCCGCGGTCGGCGAGGATGAGGCGCTGCTGCTGGCCGACGCCCAGACCTCCGGCGGGCTGCTGATCGCCGGCGAGATCCCGGGCGCGCCGGTGATCGGCGAACTCGTCGCGCGCGGCGACCACACCATCGTCGTCCGGTAG
- the selA gene encoding L-seryl-tRNA(Sec) selenium transferase, producing the protein MGDDPRRRVPRTDALLADPRLAEAGQRLGRTLVKRVIADAQQRARDGDISPEDVADHAVAALPAGATTLRAVINATGVVVHTNLGRAPLSQAAVDAIVTAAGATDVEFDLATGRRARRGRGALAALASAVATARGVHVVNNNAAALLLAALSLAPGREIVVSRGELIEIGDGFRLPALMESTGARIREVGTTNRTHVRDYADAIGPGTGFVLKVHPSNYLVSGFTSGVSVRELAGLCHGERDDGPVPLVVDIGSGLLAPHPLMPDEPDATTVLRDGADLVTASGDKLLGGPQAGLLFGASELIERLRRHPAARALRVDKLTLAALEATLVGPPAPVAQALDVDVDVLRRRAEGLAAALPGAEAVACVAAVGGGGAPGVELASFAVSLPECCAAALRVGDPSVVGRLENGRCLLDLRTVAADDDPRLLEAVRACMS; encoded by the coding sequence ATGGGTGATGACCCGCGGCGGCGGGTGCCGCGCACCGACGCCCTGCTGGCCGACCCGCGCCTGGCCGAGGCGGGGCAGCGGCTGGGCCGCACCCTGGTCAAGCGCGTGATCGCCGACGCGCAGCAGCGGGCCAGGGACGGCGACATCAGCCCTGAGGACGTCGCCGACCATGCCGTCGCCGCGCTGCCCGCCGGGGCCACCACCCTGCGCGCCGTCATCAACGCCACCGGCGTCGTCGTGCACACCAACCTCGGGCGGGCACCGCTGTCGCAGGCCGCCGTCGACGCGATCGTCACCGCCGCCGGCGCCACCGACGTCGAGTTCGACCTGGCCACCGGCCGGCGGGCCCGGCGCGGCCGGGGCGCCCTCGCTGCGCTGGCTTCGGCCGTGGCGACCGCGCGGGGCGTGCATGTGGTCAACAACAACGCCGCCGCTCTGCTGCTGGCCGCGCTGAGCCTGGCGCCGGGCAGGGAGATCGTCGTCAGCCGCGGCGAGCTGATCGAGATCGGCGACGGCTTCCGGTTGCCCGCGCTGATGGAGTCGACGGGTGCGCGCATCCGCGAGGTCGGCACCACCAACCGCACCCACGTGCGCGACTACGCCGACGCGATCGGCCCCGGCACCGGTTTCGTGCTCAAGGTGCACCCGTCGAACTATCTGGTCAGCGGGTTCACCTCGGGGGTGTCGGTGCGTGAGCTTGCCGGACTGTGCCACGGCGAACGTGACGACGGCCCGGTGCCGCTGGTGGTCGACATCGGCTCAGGGCTGCTGGCTCCGCACCCGCTGATGCCCGACGAGCCCGACGCCACGACCGTGCTGCGCGACGGCGCGGATCTGGTCACCGCCAGCGGCGACAAGCTGCTCGGCGGTCCGCAGGCCGGTCTGCTGTTCGGCGCGAGCGAGCTGATCGAGCGGCTGCGTCGTCATCCCGCAGCGCGGGCGTTGCGCGTCGACAAGCTGACGCTGGCCGCACTGGAGGCGACGCTCGTCGGCCCACCGGCGCCGGTCGCGCAGGCGCTCGATGTCGACGTGGACGTGCTGCGGCGGCGCGCCGAAGGCCTGGCCGCAGCGCTGCCGGGCGCTGAGGCCGTCGCGTGTGTCGCCGCGGTCGGTGGCGGCGGGGCGCCCGGAGTCGAGCTGGCCAGCTTCGCGGTCAGCCTGCCCGAGTGCTGCGCCGCCGCCCTGCGCGTCGGTGACCCCTCCGTGGTCGGCAGGTTGGAGAACGGCCGCTGCCTGCTCGACCTGCGCACGGTCGCGGCGGACGATGACCCGCGGCTGCTGGAGGCGGTGCGGGCATGCATGTCATAG
- a CDS encoding selenocysteine-specific translation elongation factor, translating into MHVIATAGHVDHGKSTLVQRLTGMWPDRLAEEQRRGLTIDLGFAWTTIDGRDIAFVDVPGHERFVANMLAGVGPVPAVMMVVAATEGWMPQTEEHLAALQALGVRHVLALISKTDLADPGAATAQVRQRLPDAPVVNGGDLDEVRARVVALVDALPPPDREADVRLWVDRSFTVRGVGTVVTGTLAAGTLRVGDELEHAGRRVTVRGLQTLERDRAEVGAVARVAVNLRGVDRRGIGRGDTVRTPGAWLETGEIDVGLRTAGKLHEQLVLHIGSAAVPVRVRPLGETGARLRLSRPLPLRIGDIGLLRDPGEHRIAAGVEVLDVRPPALRRRGDARARAAELATGRVAPPVCERSDLLRAMGFDVHGVTVGEWVADARWWSGRRRQLTAAVTAWSAEHDIAAGMPMEALRRELDLPSVELLAPLLENSGLVPADGRVRRPGVTLPERVDKAVRVIEERLAAEPFRAPEADELAELRLGPKELGAAVRAGRLAKIADGVVLGPRAHVRAADVLATLPQPFTVAEAKRALQTTRRIAVPLLESLDQQQITRRNQDGTRVVIAGGQQ; encoded by the coding sequence ATGCATGTCATAGCGACCGCGGGCCACGTCGACCACGGGAAATCCACACTGGTGCAACGGCTTACCGGGATGTGGCCGGACCGATTGGCCGAGGAGCAGCGCCGCGGGCTGACCATCGACCTCGGCTTCGCGTGGACGACGATCGACGGGCGCGACATCGCGTTCGTCGATGTGCCCGGCCATGAGCGGTTCGTCGCGAACATGCTCGCCGGGGTCGGGCCGGTGCCGGCGGTGATGATGGTGGTCGCCGCGACCGAAGGCTGGATGCCGCAGACCGAGGAGCATCTGGCCGCGCTGCAGGCGCTCGGTGTGCGGCACGTGCTGGCGTTGATCAGCAAGACCGACCTGGCCGACCCGGGTGCGGCGACCGCTCAGGTGCGGCAGCGGCTGCCCGATGCGCCGGTGGTGAACGGCGGGGACCTCGACGAGGTTCGCGCCCGGGTTGTCGCGCTGGTCGACGCGTTGCCCCCGCCGGACCGGGAGGCCGACGTCCGGCTCTGGGTGGACCGCTCGTTCACCGTGCGTGGGGTCGGCACGGTCGTCACCGGCACGCTGGCGGCGGGCACGCTGCGCGTCGGCGACGAACTGGAGCACGCCGGCCGGCGGGTGACGGTGCGCGGCCTGCAAACGCTGGAACGCGACCGCGCCGAGGTGGGGGCGGTAGCCCGGGTCGCGGTGAACCTGCGCGGGGTGGACCGCCGCGGCATCGGGCGCGGCGACACCGTGCGCACGCCCGGCGCATGGCTGGAGACCGGCGAGATCGACGTCGGGCTGCGGACCGCCGGGAAGCTGCACGAGCAGCTGGTGCTGCACATCGGCTCGGCCGCGGTGCCGGTGCGGGTGCGGCCGCTGGGCGAGACCGGCGCCCGGCTGCGGCTGAGCCGGCCGCTGCCGCTGCGTATCGGGGACATCGGGCTGCTGCGCGATCCGGGCGAGCACCGCATCGCGGCAGGCGTCGAGGTGCTCGACGTGCGACCGCCTGCGTTGCGCCGTCGCGGCGACGCCCGCGCGCGGGCCGCCGAACTCGCGACCGGGCGGGTCGCGCCGCCGGTGTGCGAACGGTCGGACCTATTGCGCGCCATGGGTTTCGACGTGCACGGCGTGACCGTGGGCGAGTGGGTGGCCGACGCGCGGTGGTGGTCCGGGCGGCGCAGACAGTTGACCGCGGCGGTGACGGCGTGGTCGGCCGAGCACGACATCGCCGCCGGTATGCCGATGGAGGCTCTGCGCCGGGAACTCGACCTGCCGTCGGTGGAGTTGTTGGCGCCGCTGCTCGAGAACAGCGGTTTGGTGCCGGCCGACGGGCGGGTGCGCCGACCGGGGGTGACGCTGCCCGAACGGGTCGACAAGGCGGTTCGGGTGATCGAGGAGCGGCTGGCCGCGGAGCCGTTCCGCGCACCCGAAGCCGACGAACTCGCCGAGCTGCGACTGGGACCGAAAGAACTCGGCGCCGCGGTGCGCGCCGGGCGGCTGGCCAAGATCGCCGACGGCGTGGTGCTCGGACCCCGCGCGCACGTCCGAGCCGCCGATGTGCTGGCCACACTGCCGCAGCCGTTCACCGTCGCCGAAGCCAAACGCGCATTGCAGACCACCCGCCGGATCGCGGTGCCGCTTCTGGAAAGCCTTGATCAGCAACAGATTACGCGGCGCAATCAAGACGGTACGAGGGTTGTCATCGCCGGCGGCCAGCAGTGA
- a CDS encoding TerC family protein, with the protein MLEISLMTWAATIGLIVALLAVDLVLAAVRPHRVGFREATAWSVFYILVAIGFGVWFAMTYGGDFGTQYFAGYVVEKSLSVDNLFVFVIIMATFAAPEEHQHKVLTFGIILALIMRAIFIALGATLLSLFSFMFLIFGLLLIFTAIQLFRHRDEDPDVENNIMIRATRRFIPISEEYDGGKLFTRANGRRVATPLLAVLIAIGSVDLLFALDSIPAVFGVTSEPYIVFAANAFALLGLRALFFLVKGLLDRLVYLSTGLSIILAFIGVKLVLHWAHVDINPSIPEVDTYLSLVVIVVILTIVTVASLIKTRKDPTAKAHPGSLRATRRDAEKPDSVRRRAG; encoded by the coding sequence ATGCTCGAGATCAGCCTGATGACCTGGGCGGCAACCATCGGCCTCATCGTCGCGTTGCTGGCGGTCGACCTCGTTCTCGCGGCAGTGCGGCCGCACCGGGTGGGCTTCCGGGAGGCCACTGCATGGTCGGTGTTCTACATCCTGGTGGCCATCGGGTTCGGGGTGTGGTTCGCGATGACCTACGGCGGCGACTTCGGCACCCAGTACTTCGCCGGCTACGTCGTCGAAAAGAGCCTGTCGGTCGACAACCTGTTCGTGTTCGTGATCATCATGGCCACCTTCGCGGCGCCCGAGGAGCATCAGCACAAGGTGCTGACCTTCGGCATCATCCTGGCGCTGATCATGCGGGCCATCTTCATCGCGCTCGGCGCGACCCTGCTGTCGCTGTTCTCGTTCATGTTCCTGATCTTCGGGCTGTTGCTGATCTTCACCGCGATTCAGCTGTTCCGGCATCGCGACGAGGACCCCGACGTCGAGAACAACATCATGATCCGGGCCACCCGGCGGTTCATCCCGATCAGCGAGGAGTACGACGGCGGCAAGCTGTTCACCCGGGCCAACGGACGCCGGGTGGCGACTCCGCTGCTGGCGGTGCTCATCGCGATCGGCAGCGTCGACCTGCTCTTCGCGCTGGACTCGATCCCCGCAGTCTTCGGCGTCACCAGCGAGCCCTACATCGTGTTCGCCGCGAACGCGTTCGCCCTGCTGGGTCTGCGGGCGTTGTTCTTCTTGGTCAAGGGGCTGCTCGACAGGCTGGTGTACCTCTCGACCGGGCTGTCGATCATCCTGGCGTTCATCGGTGTCAAGCTGGTGCTGCACTGGGCGCATGTGGACATCAACCCGAGCATCCCGGAGGTCGACACCTACCTCAGCCTGGTGGTCATCGTGGTGATCCTGACCATCGTCACCGTCGCCAGCCTGATCAAGACCCGCAAAGACCCGACCGCCAAGGCGCATCCCGGTTCGCTGCGCGCCACGCGGCGGGACGCGGAGAAGCCCGACAGCGTGCGAAGACGAGCCGGGTGA